One Nostoc sp. UHCC 0302 DNA window includes the following coding sequences:
- a CDS encoding DUF3067 family protein yields the protein MTGQELRQLLIDKWGYSYDVQFRRTQGKIFLQVMWKYLEQASFPLSETEYQEHLDSIANYLHALGGTTQVKIFITQTRDRPRLGKAVSIPLDLGERASEWML from the coding sequence ATGACAGGACAGGAATTACGTCAACTATTGATTGATAAGTGGGGATACTCCTACGATGTCCAGTTCCGGCGGACACAAGGGAAGATATTTCTGCAAGTAATGTGGAAATATTTAGAGCAAGCTTCTTTTCCTTTAAGTGAGACAGAGTACCAAGAGCATCTCGATAGCATCGCTAATTATCTTCATGCTTTGGGTGGCACAACACAAGTCAAAATATTTATTACACAAACACGCGATCGCCCCCGGCTAGGCAAAGCTGTCAGCATTCCTCTAGATTTGGGTGAACGCGCTTCAGAATGGATGCTATGA
- a CDS encoding cytochrome b6-f complex iron-sulfur subunit: protein MAQFSESADVPDMGRRQFMNLLTFGTVTGVALGALYPVVKYFIPPAAGGAGGGTTAKDELGNNVSVSKFLENRNAGDRSLVQGLKGDPTYIVVDSKEAIKDYGINAICTHLGCVVPWNVAENKFKCPCHGSQYDATGKVVRGPAPLSLPLAHAKVDDDKIVLTPWTETDFRTGEPAWWA, encoded by the coding sequence ATGGCTCAATTTTCTGAATCAGCAGACGTGCCAGATATGGGGCGTCGTCAATTCATGAATTTGCTCACTTTTGGGACTGTTACTGGAGTGGCTCTAGGTGCATTGTATCCCGTTGTCAAGTATTTTATTCCACCTGCTGCTGGTGGTGCTGGTGGTGGCACAACAGCAAAAGACGAACTAGGCAACAATGTTAGTGTCAGTAAATTTCTAGAAAACCGGAATGCAGGCGATCGCTCCCTAGTTCAAGGACTCAAGGGTGACCCTACCTATATTGTGGTAGATAGCAAAGAGGCGATCAAAGATTATGGTATTAACGCCATCTGCACGCACTTAGGTTGTGTCGTCCCCTGGAACGTTGCTGAGAACAAATTTAAATGTCCTTGTCATGGTTCTCAGTATGATGCAACTGGCAAGGTTGTGCGCGGCCCTGCACCACTTTCTCTGCCTTTGGCTCATGCCAAAGTAGACGACGACAAAATCGTCTTGACTCCTTGGACTGAAACCGACTTCCGCACAGGCGAACCAGCTTGGTGGGCTTAA
- a CDS encoding TRC40/GET3/ArsA family transport-energizing ATPase: MRVILMTGKGGVGKTSVAAATGLRCAELGYRTLVLSTDPAHSLADSFDLELAHAPREIRPNLWGAELDALLELEGNWGAVKRYITQVLQARGLEGVQAEELAILPGMDEIFGLVRMKRHYDEGEYDVLIIDSAPTGTALRLLSLPEVGGWYMRRFYKPFQNISVALRPLVEPFFRPIAGFSLPDKEVMDAPYEFYEQIEALEKVLTDNTQTSVRLVTNPEKMVIKESLRAHAYLSLYNVATDLVVANRIIPDEVQDPFFQRWKESQQQYRQEIHDNFLPLPVKEVPLFSEEMCGLAALERLKETLYKDEDPTQVYYKETTIRVVQEQNQYSLEIYLPGIPKNQVQLSKTGDELNITIGNHRRNLVLPQALAALQTAGAKMEDDYLKIRFA, translated from the coding sequence ATGCGTGTAATTTTAATGACCGGCAAAGGTGGCGTGGGAAAAACTTCCGTTGCGGCTGCAACTGGACTTCGTTGTGCAGAACTAGGCTATCGTACACTAGTTTTGAGTACAGATCCTGCTCACTCCTTAGCAGACAGTTTTGATTTAGAACTGGCACACGCACCTAGAGAGATTCGCCCAAATTTATGGGGTGCTGAACTAGATGCCTTACTAGAACTAGAAGGAAACTGGGGTGCTGTAAAGCGATATATTACCCAAGTTTTACAAGCAAGGGGTTTAGAAGGGGTACAGGCAGAAGAATTGGCAATTTTACCAGGCATGGATGAGATTTTTGGCTTGGTAAGAATGAAACGCCATTACGATGAAGGCGAGTATGATGTATTAATTATTGACTCAGCCCCCACTGGCACAGCACTGCGTTTACTGAGTTTACCAGAAGTGGGTGGCTGGTATATGCGTCGTTTTTACAAACCATTTCAAAACATCTCGGTAGCACTACGACCTTTAGTAGAACCGTTTTTTAGACCGATCGCAGGTTTTTCGCTACCAGATAAAGAAGTGATGGATGCGCCTTACGAGTTTTATGAACAAATTGAAGCTCTAGAAAAAGTATTAACAGATAATACTCAAACCTCAGTGCGCCTCGTCACTAATCCAGAGAAGATGGTGATTAAGGAATCTCTTCGCGCTCATGCTTATCTGAGTTTGTATAATGTTGCAACAGATTTAGTCGTAGCCAATCGCATCATTCCCGACGAAGTACAAGACCCATTCTTCCAACGTTGGAAAGAGAGTCAACAGCAATATCGTCAAGAAATTCATGATAACTTTCTGCCTCTGCCTGTAAAGGAAGTTCCGTTATTCTCTGAAGAAATGTGTGGATTGGCAGCATTAGAACGGCTCAAGGAAACCCTCTACAAGGATGAAGATCCAACTCAAGTTTATTACAAAGAAACAACTATTAGAGTTGTGCAAGAGCAAAATCAATACAGTTTAGAAATTTATTTGCCTGGAATTCCTAAAAACCAGGTTCAACTAAGCAAAACTGGAGACGAATTAAACATTACTATTGGCAATCATCGTCGTAATTTAGTATTACCCCAAGCGTTAGCAGCATTACAAACAGCAGGGGCAAAGATGGAAGACGATTATCTTAAAATCCGCTTTGCTTAA
- a CDS encoding DUF2358 domain-containing protein has protein sequence MDIIEILKEDYQRFPQNQTYSIYAPGVYFQDPMNKFHGIERYKQMINFMQTWFLNIKMDLHNIQREGDLIKTEWTLSWNTPLPWKPRISISGWSELGLNSASLIVSHIDYWNCSRLDVLKQHFFSLN, from the coding sequence ATGGATATCATTGAAATCCTCAAAGAAGACTATCAAAGATTTCCTCAAAACCAAACTTACAGCATTTACGCCCCAGGGGTTTATTTTCAAGACCCAATGAATAAGTTTCATGGCATTGAACGCTATAAACAGATGATTAATTTCATGCAAACTTGGTTTTTAAATATCAAGATGGACTTACACAATATTCAAAGAGAAGGTGACTTAATCAAGACTGAGTGGACACTCAGTTGGAATACCCCTCTTCCGTGGAAACCACGTATCTCTATCTCTGGGTGGAGCGAACTAGGTCTTAACTCTGCTAGTTTAATTGTTTCTCATATTGATTATTGGAACTGCTCGCGTTTAGATGTGCTAAAGCAGCATTTTTTCTCTTTAAACTGA
- a CDS encoding phosphodiester glycosidase family protein: MTTKKLFLLFNLIIAASLLSGCNKIEANSVPKLSKTCLGKDSKFSIDFFKTNNRGERYERGINHVIIFNPKSEELDFKVNVGLSHKLYAKDVRGKLRKEYIPKQFHELLTEENSKLNGKTPIAAINADYIGTDNKPQGLNISRGVEYSGAFKNKRSSFGISGGKPLQRKATIQASKRKNDIFNYNLVGGNGRFYRQGNFKDICQDLGEFACKNATNRSMAAITNQGYVILLVNDAKANSTIEVSQTNQELLPDMFDDVLKGIARNNCLGTIQEGILFDGGMSPGLYYNNKIYVENYGPIGSVFLIYRK, from the coding sequence ATGACTACAAAAAAATTATTTTTATTATTTAACTTGATAATTGCAGCCAGCTTATTATCCGGTTGTAATAAAATTGAAGCCAATTCAGTACCAAAATTGTCTAAAACTTGCCTTGGTAAAGATAGTAAGTTCAGTATTGATTTCTTTAAAACTAATAATCGCGGTGAAAGATATGAAAGAGGTATTAATCACGTGATTATTTTTAATCCTAAATCTGAAGAATTAGATTTTAAAGTTAATGTTGGTTTATCTCATAAACTATACGCTAAAGATGTTAGGGGTAAATTGCGTAAAGAATATATACCAAAACAGTTTCATGAACTTCTTACTGAGGAAAATTCTAAGTTGAATGGCAAAACACCAATTGCTGCAATTAATGCTGACTATATAGGTACTGATAATAAACCACAAGGTTTAAATATTTCTCGTGGTGTTGAATATTCAGGAGCATTTAAGAATAAACGTTCTTCTTTTGGAATATCCGGCGGTAAACCTTTGCAGCGAAAAGCTACTATCCAAGCTAGCAAAAGAAAGAATGATATTTTCAATTACAATTTAGTCGGAGGAAATGGCAGATTTTACCGCCAGGGTAATTTTAAAGATATTTGTCAAGATTTAGGAGAATTTGCTTGTAAAAATGCGACAAATCGCTCTATGGCAGCTATCACTAATCAAGGATATGTGATCCTGTTAGTCAATGATGCAAAAGCTAATTCAACTATAGAAGTTTCGCAAACTAATCAAGAGTTGTTGCCAGATATGTTTGATGATGTTTTAAAAGGTATTGCTCGGAATAATTGTTTAGGTACGATTCAAGAAGGGATATTATTCGATGGAGGTATGTCTCCAGGATTGTACTACAACAATAAAATATATGTGGAAAACTATGGGCCAATTGGTTCAGTATTTTTGATTTATAGAAAATAA
- the petA gene encoding apocytochrome f has product MRNACATARLTRSFRVIVKTLLIAIATVTFYFTSDLALPQTAAAYPFWAQQTYPETPREPTGRIVCANCHLAAKPTELEVPQSVLPDTVFKAVVKIPYDTSVQQVGADGSKTGLNVGAVLMLPEGFKLAPEDRIPEELKEEVGDTYFQTYSEQKDNIVIVGPLPGEQYQEIVFPVLSPNPATDKNIHFGKYSVHAGGNRGRGQVYPTGEKSNNTVYNASATGTISKIAKEEDEDGNVKYQVNIQPESGDVVVDTVPAGPELIVAEGQAVKAGDALTSNPNVGGFGQHDTEIVLQDAGRVKGLIAFIALVMLAQVMLVLKKKQVEKVQAAEMNF; this is encoded by the coding sequence ATGAGAAATGCTTGTGCAACAGCGAGGTTAACTCGCAGTTTTAGAGTAATTGTAAAAACATTGCTCATAGCGATCGCAACTGTGACATTTTACTTCACCAGCGATTTAGCGCTTCCGCAAACAGCTGCTGCCTATCCTTTCTGGGCGCAGCAAACCTATCCCGAAACTCCCCGTGAACCGACTGGGCGGATTGTTTGTGCCAACTGCCACTTAGCAGCAAAACCAACAGAACTAGAAGTTCCTCAATCGGTGCTACCTGACACTGTATTTAAAGCTGTAGTGAAAATTCCTTACGATACCAGCGTGCAGCAAGTTGGTGCCGATGGTTCTAAAACGGGTTTGAACGTCGGGGCTGTGTTGATGCTACCTGAAGGCTTTAAGCTTGCGCCCGAAGACCGGATTCCTGAAGAACTTAAAGAAGAAGTTGGCGATACTTACTTCCAAACTTACAGTGAACAAAAAGACAACATCGTCATTGTTGGGCCACTACCTGGCGAACAGTATCAGGAAATAGTCTTTCCAGTTCTTTCGCCAAACCCCGCAACCGATAAAAATATCCACTTCGGGAAATATTCAGTTCACGCAGGTGGTAACCGAGGACGCGGACAAGTCTACCCCACTGGCGAAAAGAGCAACAACACAGTTTACAACGCTTCCGCTACTGGCACAATTTCCAAGATTGCCAAAGAGGAAGATGAAGATGGTAACGTCAAATATCAAGTAAACATCCAACCTGAATCTGGTGATGTTGTTGTTGATACGGTTCCTGCTGGGCCAGAATTGATTGTTGCCGAAGGACAAGCAGTCAAGGCTGGTGATGCTTTGACCAGTAATCCAAACGTTGGTGGATTCGGTCAACATGATACAGAAATTGTACTGCAAGACGCCGGCAGAGTTAAAGGTTTGATTGCCTTTATCGCTCTTGTGATGTTGGCTCAAGTTATGCTAGTGCTGAAGAAGAAGCAGGTTGAAAAAGTTCAAGCTGCTGAAATGAATTTCTAA
- a CDS encoding glycoside hydrolase family 57 protein, producing MAIGYVALVLHAHLPFVRHPESDYVLEEEWLYEAITETYIPLLKVFEGLKRDGIDFKITMSMTPPLVSMLRDPLLQERYDAHLTQLEELIELEAERNTHNGHIRYLAEHYATEFNEARQLWERYNGDLVTAFKQFQDSNNLEIITCGATHGYLPLMKMYPQAVWAQIQVACEHYEETFGQAPRGIWLPECAYYEGVERMLADAGIRYFLTDGHGILYARPRPRFGTYAPIYTESGVAAFGRDHESSQQVWSSEVGYPGAAEYREFYKDLGWEAEYEYIKPYIMPNGQRKNTGIKYHKITGRGLGLSDKALYDPYWAREKAAEHAANFMYNRERQSEHLYGIMQRPPIIVSPYDAELFGHWWYEGPWFIDYLFRKSWYDQGTYAMTHLADYLRAEPTQQVCRPSQSSWGYKGFHEYWLNETNAWIYPHLHKAAERMIEISQLEPEDELGWRALNQAARELLLAQSSDWAFIMRTGTMVPYAVRRTRSHLMRFNKLYEDVKIDKIDSGWLEKVELMDNIFPNINYRVYRPL from the coding sequence ATGGCTATTGGCTACGTTGCGCTCGTACTCCATGCACACCTGCCCTTCGTTCGTCACCCAGAAAGTGACTACGTGCTGGAGGAAGAATGGCTTTATGAAGCTATCACTGAAACTTATATTCCGTTATTAAAAGTATTTGAAGGCTTAAAGCGAGACGGCATCGACTTTAAAATCACGATGAGCATGACACCTCCCTTAGTGTCAATGCTCCGCGATCCTTTGTTGCAAGAACGTTACGACGCACACCTAACCCAATTAGAAGAACTTATAGAACTGGAGGCAGAGCGTAATACCCATAATGGGCATATTCGTTATTTAGCTGAACATTACGCTACTGAATTCAACGAAGCGCGTCAGCTATGGGAACGCTATAACGGTGACTTGGTGACAGCTTTTAAGCAGTTCCAAGATAGTAACAATTTGGAGATCATAACTTGCGGCGCTACTCACGGCTATTTGCCACTGATGAAGATGTATCCGCAAGCTGTCTGGGCGCAAATTCAGGTAGCTTGTGAACACTATGAGGAAACCTTTGGACAAGCACCCAGAGGCATTTGGTTACCAGAATGTGCATATTATGAAGGTGTAGAGCGGATGCTAGCAGATGCTGGGATACGCTACTTCCTGACTGATGGGCATGGCATCCTTTACGCCCGTCCCCGTCCTCGTTTTGGCACTTATGCCCCCATTTATACGGAAAGTGGTGTTGCTGCCTTTGGTCGAGATCATGAATCTTCTCAACAAGTATGGTCTTCTGAAGTGGGCTATCCAGGTGCAGCCGAGTATCGGGAATTTTACAAAGATTTGGGCTGGGAAGCAGAATATGAGTACATTAAGCCCTACATCATGCCGAATGGTCAGCGTAAAAATACAGGGATTAAGTATCATAAAATTACTGGGCGTGGCTTAGGGCTTTCAGATAAAGCACTCTATGATCCCTACTGGGCTAGAGAAAAAGCAGCAGAACACGCTGCTAACTTTATGTATAATCGAGAACGCCAATCAGAACACCTTTATGGCATAATGCAGCGCCCGCCGATTATCGTTTCGCCCTACGATGCAGAGTTATTTGGACATTGGTGGTATGAAGGGCCTTGGTTTATTGATTACCTATTCCGTAAGTCATGGTATGACCAAGGAACTTATGCAATGACTCATTTAGCAGATTATTTACGGGCAGAACCAACGCAGCAAGTATGCCGTCCTTCACAGTCGAGTTGGGGTTACAAGGGATTTCACGAATATTGGTTGAATGAGACAAATGCCTGGATTTATCCCCACTTGCACAAAGCTGCTGAACGGATGATTGAAATCTCGCAGCTAGAACCAGAGGATGAATTGGGATGGCGAGCATTGAACCAAGCAGCGCGGGAATTGCTCTTGGCACAATCTTCTGACTGGGCCTTTATTATGCGGACGGGAACAATGGTTCCTTATGCTGTTAGACGGACGCGATCGCACCTGATGCGATTTAACAAGCTCTACGAAGACGTTAAAATCGACAAAATTGACAGCGGTTGGCTGGAAAAAGTTGAATTAATGGACAATATCTTCCCCAATATTAACTATCGCGTCTATCGTCCTTTATAA
- a CDS encoding DUF4912 domain-containing protein codes for MAKERPPLEEMTLRQLRKVASECSISRYSRMRKSQLLAAIQEVQRSKVSLSPSHSLEAQETVEAAKFELGQEDRTGGSLTDVDEALADLPAGYGDSRVVLLPRDPQWAYTYWDVPNEHKEDLRRQGGQQLALRIYDVTDINIEYQSPHSIQEYPVDELAREWYLPVPVSDRDYVIDIGYRAVDGRWLILARSARVHIPPVYPSDWIEDVFITVNFEEDLRGKTQYELVPPAKKIATVNSYSNANANGNPIYDQIFGLAESAEAQRVAGSLFGSQHQVPGSARPEEVISSYIFPSGVGLWAVPTVSGLTASGVGMSGVGFSASAVPVRPRQFWLIADAELIVYGATEPDANVTIGGRPIKLNPDGTFRFQMSFQDGLIDYPILAVAADGEQTRSIHMKFNRETPSRNTNTKEDAVLEWLP; via the coding sequence ATGGCAAAAGAACGCCCGCCGCTAGAAGAGATGACATTACGGCAACTACGCAAAGTTGCTAGCGAATGCAGTATTTCTCGTTATAGCCGAATGCGTAAATCGCAACTGCTGGCAGCAATTCAAGAAGTCCAGCGCAGTAAAGTTTCACTTAGCCCATCTCATTCACTGGAGGCACAGGAAACCGTGGAAGCAGCAAAATTTGAACTAGGTCAGGAAGATCGTACCGGTGGCTCTCTCACTGATGTTGATGAAGCACTTGCAGATTTACCAGCAGGTTACGGTGACAGCCGCGTTGTCCTATTGCCGCGTGATCCTCAGTGGGCTTACACTTACTGGGATGTTCCTAATGAACATAAAGAAGATTTACGGCGGCAAGGTGGACAACAACTGGCGCTACGAATTTATGATGTAACCGACATCAATATCGAATACCAAAGCCCCCACAGCATTCAGGAATATCCTGTTGATGAACTAGCAAGAGAATGGTATTTACCAGTTCCAGTTAGCGATCGCGATTATGTAATCGATATCGGCTATCGTGCGGTCGATGGTCGCTGGTTGATATTAGCCCGTTCTGCTAGAGTACATATTCCTCCTGTATATCCTTCTGATTGGATTGAAGATGTCTTCATCACTGTAAACTTTGAAGAAGATTTGCGTGGTAAGACTCAGTACGAACTAGTTCCTCCTGCCAAGAAGATAGCGACTGTAAATAGCTACAGCAACGCCAACGCCAATGGTAATCCCATTTACGATCAAATCTTTGGTTTGGCTGAATCTGCTGAAGCACAACGGGTTGCTGGTTCTCTCTTCGGTTCCCAGCACCAAGTACCAGGTTCTGCGCGTCCTGAAGAAGTCATCAGCTCCTATATTTTCCCATCTGGCGTAGGTCTGTGGGCAGTTCCCACTGTCTCTGGTTTAACCGCTTCCGGTGTAGGAATGTCAGGTGTTGGCTTCTCGGCTTCTGCTGTACCAGTGCGTCCACGCCAGTTCTGGTTAATTGCTGATGCTGAATTGATTGTCTATGGTGCAACAGAACCTGATGCTAATGTAACCATTGGTGGTCGTCCAATTAAGCTGAATCCAGACGGTACGTTTCGCTTCCAGATGTCCTTCCAAGATGGCTTAATTGACTATCCAATTTTGGCTGTAGCTGCTGATGGTGAGCAAACTCGATCAATTCACATGAAGTTTAATCGTGAAACCCCATCCCGGAATACGAATACTAAAGAAGATGCTGTTTTAGAATGGCTCCCTTAA
- the rsgA gene encoding small ribosomal subunit biogenesis GTPase RsgA: MKGESFAASGQLLGTVLAVQANFYRVQMDQEDGEQGSRGAEEKNEINAPLPLCLSATLPPVLLCTRRTRLKKIGQQVMVGDRVVVEEPNWTEGQGAIANVLPRHSQLDRPAIANVNQILLVFAVADPPLEPYQLSRFLVKAESTGLDVLLCLNKSDLISQQVQQQVSDRLLAWGYKPLFISVKNDINTEEVVGYLSNKITVIAGPSGVGKSSLINGLIPDANLRVGEVSGKLARGRHTTRHVELFELPSGGLLADTPGFNQPDLDCTPEELVHYFPEARERLAVAKCRFSDCLHRDEPECAVRGDWERYPHYLEFLDDAIAYQTHLHQQADPESTMKLKSKGKGQSQYEPKLESKKYRRISRKTQLQDLQELYRDEE, from the coding sequence ATGAAAGGGGAAAGTTTTGCTGCTTCTGGACAGTTATTGGGTACGGTGCTGGCCGTGCAGGCTAATTTTTACCGAGTACAGATGGATCAAGAGGATGGAGAGCAGGGAAGCAGGGGAGCGGAGGAGAAAAATGAAATAAATGCTCCTTTGCCTCTGTGCCTCTCTGCGACTCTGCCTCCTGTTCTGCTTTGTACCAGAAGAACACGCCTGAAAAAAATCGGGCAACAGGTCATGGTAGGCGATCGCGTAGTCGTAGAAGAGCCAAATTGGACTGAAGGACAAGGGGCAATCGCTAATGTTTTACCCCGCCACAGCCAATTGGATCGACCAGCGATCGCGAATGTTAACCAAATTCTATTGGTATTTGCTGTAGCTGATCCGCCTCTAGAACCTTACCAATTGAGCCGATTTTTGGTTAAAGCTGAGTCTACAGGCTTGGATGTGCTTTTATGCTTGAATAAAAGTGATTTAATTTCACAACAAGTGCAGCAGCAAGTTAGCGATCGCCTGCTCGCTTGGGGCTATAAACCGCTATTTATTAGCGTTAAAAATGATATAAATACCGAGGAAGTAGTCGGTTATCTGAGTAATAAAATTACTGTAATTGCTGGGCCTTCTGGCGTAGGTAAATCTAGCCTGATCAATGGGTTGATTCCCGATGCTAACCTGCGAGTGGGAGAAGTTTCTGGCAAACTAGCTCGTGGTCGTCATACCACCCGCCATGTAGAATTATTTGAATTGCCAAGTGGTGGTTTACTGGCAGACACTCCCGGCTTTAATCAACCTGATCTGGATTGTACTCCAGAAGAATTAGTACACTATTTTCCAGAAGCAAGAGAACGTTTAGCAGTTGCTAAGTGTCGGTTTAGCGATTGTCTGCACCGAGATGAGCCTGAGTGTGCTGTGCGGGGAGATTGGGAACGCTATCCACATTATTTGGAATTTTTGGACGATGCGATCGCCTATCAAACTCATCTGCACCAACAAGCAGATCCCGAATCTACAATGAAGTTAAAAAGCAAAGGCAAAGGGCAGAGTCAATACGAACCCAAGTTAGAAAGTAAAAAATATCGCCGTATTTCCCGCAAGACTCAGTTACAAGACTTGCAGGAATTATATCGGGATGAAGAATAA